A single Primulina eburnea isolate SZY01 chromosome 11, ASM2296580v1, whole genome shotgun sequence DNA region contains:
- the LOC140804327 gene encoding ubiquitin-conjugating enzyme E2 22-like isoform X2 yields MATNENLPPNVIKQLAKELKNLDETPPEGIKVGVNDDNFSVICADIEGPGYFLTKIFHPNIATNGEICVNALKKDWNPCLSLRHVLIVIRCLLIEPFPESALNEQAGKMLNENYDEYAKYARLYTTIHALKSKPKPKSIVSESTAMNMDQTNSSLNGVDQKNTAMETVTPSPLTPKPGNGQDLPSVITSSNETGVDESTAAPATQKKESGLNKVPADKKKEARKRSLKRL; encoded by the exons ATG GCAACAAATGAAAATCTACCCCCAAACGTCATAAAACAATTGGCAAAGGAGTTGAAGAATCTTGATGAAACCCCTCCAGAAGGCATTAAAGTAGGTGTGAATGATGATAATTTTTCGGTCATATGTGCTGACATTGAAGGCCCAG GCTATTTTTTGACCAAAATTTTTCACCCAAACATTGCCACCAATGGTGAGATATGTGTTAATGCTTTGAAGAAAGATTGGAACCCATGTCTTAGCTTACGGCATGTATTGATT GTTATCAGATGCTTGTTGATCGAACCCTTCCCTGAATCAGCTTTAAACGAACAGGCTGGCAAGATGCTGAATGAAAATTACGATGAGTACGCCAAATATGCCAG GCTTTACACCACAATACATGCTCTGAAGTCAAAGCCAAAaccaaaatccatcgtatctgAGTCCACTGCCATGAACATGGACCAAACGAACTCTTCACTGAATGGTGTTGATCAGAAAAATACAGCAATGGAAACTGTCACACCCTCCCCGTTGACCCCTAAACCAGGAAATGGTCAAGATCTTCCATCTGTCATAACTTCATCCAATGAGACTGGAGTGGACGAATCAACAGCGGCTCCAGCCACACAAAAGAAAGAATCTGGGCTGAATAAAGTTCCggcagacaagaagaaggaagcTAGAAAGAGAAGCTTGAAGAGATTATAA
- the LOC140804327 gene encoding ubiquitin-conjugating enzyme E2 22-like isoform X1 — MATNENLPPNVIKQLAKELKNLDETPPEGIKVGVNDDNFSVICADIEGPAETPYENGVFRMKLVLSHDFPQSPPKGYFLTKIFHPNIATNGEICVNALKKDWNPCLSLRHVLIVIRCLLIEPFPESALNEQAGKMLNENYDEYAKYARLYTTIHALKSKPKPKSIVSESTAMNMDQTNSSLNGVDQKNTAMETVTPSPLTPKPGNGQDLPSVITSSNETGVDESTAAPATQKKESGLNKVPADKKKEARKRSLKRL; from the exons ATG GCAACAAATGAAAATCTACCCCCAAACGTCATAAAACAATTGGCAAAGGAGTTGAAGAATCTTGATGAAACCCCTCCAGAAGGCATTAAAGTAGGTGTGAATGATGATAATTTTTCGGTCATATGTGCTGACATTGAAGGCCCAG CTGAGACGCCATATGAAAATGGAGTTTTTCGCATGAAGTTGGTTTTGTCCCATGATTTTCCACAGTCCCCTCCTAAAG GCTATTTTTTGACCAAAATTTTTCACCCAAACATTGCCACCAATGGTGAGATATGTGTTAATGCTTTGAAGAAAGATTGGAACCCATGTCTTAGCTTACGGCATGTATTGATT GTTATCAGATGCTTGTTGATCGAACCCTTCCCTGAATCAGCTTTAAACGAACAGGCTGGCAAGATGCTGAATGAAAATTACGATGAGTACGCCAAATATGCCAG GCTTTACACCACAATACATGCTCTGAAGTCAAAGCCAAAaccaaaatccatcgtatctgAGTCCACTGCCATGAACATGGACCAAACGAACTCTTCACTGAATGGTGTTGATCAGAAAAATACAGCAATGGAAACTGTCACACCCTCCCCGTTGACCCCTAAACCAGGAAATGGTCAAGATCTTCCATCTGTCATAACTTCATCCAATGAGACTGGAGTGGACGAATCAACAGCGGCTCCAGCCACACAAAAGAAAGAATCTGGGCTGAATAAAGTTCCggcagacaagaagaaggaagcTAGAAAGAGAAGCTTGAAGAGATTATAA
- the LOC140804329 gene encoding calmodulin-7, giving the protein MADQLTDDQISEFKEAFSLFDKDGDGCITTKELGTVMRSLGQNPTEAELQDMINEVDADGNGTIDFPEFLNLMARKMKDTDSEEELKEAFRVFDKDQNGFISAAELRHVMTNLGEKLTDEEVDEMIREADVDGDGQINYEEFVKVMMAK; this is encoded by the exons ATGGCGGATCAGTTGACAGATGACCAGATCTCTGAGTTCAAGGAGGCCTTCAGCCTTTTCGACAAGGATGGCGATG GTTGCATAACAACCAAGGAGCTTGGCACGGTGATGAGATCTCTGGGGCAGAATCCAACGGAGGCCGAGCTCCAAGACATGATTAACGAGGTTGATGCCGACGGTAATGGAACCATCGACTTTCCCGAGTTCTTGAATCTCATGGCCCGGAAAATGAAGGACACTGACTCTGAGGAGGAACTAAAAGAGGCGTTTCGTGTCTTTGACAAAGATCAAAATGGTTTTATCTCTGCTGCTGAACTGCGCCATGTGATGACAAATCTTGGTGAGAAGCTAACGGATGAAGAGGTTGATGAGATGATTCGAGAGGCGGATGTTGATGGTGATGGGCAAATTAACTATGAAGAGTTTGTCAAGGTGATGATGGCCAAGTAA